The Chitinophagales bacterium genomic sequence CGTACAGTAGAATGAACAACATGATAGCAGCAACCAGGCCCAGTAGTACACCTACTGCTGCACTATTATTCAGCAAAAGATAAAATACGGGGATAACAGCCAACGTAGCCAGTATGACCACATGCAACCTGCTCAGCGGACCAAATGCAGGTTTCAGCAATTTGTCCCTGTCAGGCGGTAAACCGTGGCCTTCGTAATGTTTTTGACCAAACATAAATACAACCGCACCTAACACCATACCGATACCTGCCAGGCCAAAACCATACTCATAACCCAGTCGGTTACCTACCTCAGCCACAACTGTTGTTGCCAGGAAAGCCCCCAGGTTGATACCAATATAAAATATAGTAAAACCGGAATCCCTGCGTGGATCGCCATCTGCATATAAACGCCCTACAATACTGGATATATTTGCCTTGAAATACCCGTTACCGGATATAATGACGGCCATACCCATCAGTAGCCAGAACTCCCCGCCACCTAATATCATGAATTCACCCAACGCCATCAGGAAACCACCCATGATAACTGCGATACGATAACCCAACAGGCTGTCTGCCAGTTTTCCACCTAATACAGTTACAGCATAAACCAGCGCTGTGTATGCACCATATATCGCAAATGTCCTGGCATCGGCTACCATTAATGTCTTGGTCAGGTAAAGCACCAATAGTGCACGCATACCATAATAGCAGAAACGCTCCCACATTTCAGCGAAAAACAGCCAGTATAATCCCGGAGGATGTCCTGTAACGGGAACGTTTGACGTCTCGTTTATCGGCAGATCGCCTGATGTTCCTAATTCTTTGTCATCGTGTTGTTGCGACATAGATGTGATAAATTTTAAAATGAGTTACGAAAGATAATAAAAATCAGGGGGGATTAACATTTGTCATAAAAAAATACCGCACAAGGCGGTATTTTCTGTCCATATATCAAAAGGCTCTTATTTAATGTATATTCTTCTCTGCCATTACTTTACGTAGCCACTTCAACAAGACGAGCAACATCACGGTTGCCACCATACACAGGGCAAAATTCACTAAGAAGAAGTTGGCCTTATTATCAAATCTCTCCCACAGGCCGGATAACATGCCCGATAGCTTATTACCAATAGCTGTAGATAGGAACCAGCCACCCATCATAAGGGCAGTAAGCCTTGGCGGACTGAGTTTTGATACAAGAGACAATCCCATGGGAGACAGGCATAGCTCACCAAACGTAATAACACCATAAGATGCTATCAGCCACCAGCTGGATGCTTTTTCATCACCCATTGAAATACTGGACACAGCTGCCACCATCACTAAGGTAGAGAGCCCTGTTATGAATAACCCCAATGCTATTTTTGCAGGTGTAGATGGTTCTTTCTTTTTAGAACGTAGCAATCCCCACAGTCCTACTACAACCGGTGTAAGCAGCACCACCCAAAACGGGTTGATAGACTGATACAATTCAGTTGAGAACAACAATAACGAGCCACCAGGTGCAGGACGTTGGTCTGCAGGTAGGTTCTCGAAATAAGTACCCTCAACATTTGCAGGGTCGTAAGTTACTTGTTGTGCCATATTAGCTTTAGTAGCCACATTGGCTATAGTTTCAGGCATCTCCCTGTCAGTATAGTCTTTTGCCCACACCGTCAACGCATCACCATTCTGATGGAACACAGCCCAGAAGATGATAACGCAAAACATCACAGACAGCAGTGCGCCAATAGAGTTCTTATCTTCCTTGCTACCCCTTACCCATAACGAACCATAAAATATGATAACAGGGATACAACCAAACAGGAAGGCGTCATTAGAATCTGTACCGAAAATATTACCTGGTAATGTAAAACCTATGATACCACATATAATAACCGGCAATAACACGTAGGCAAATATCTTGCCCAGTGACATATCTTCTTTCTGTACAGGCTTCATCACATCAGCATGTTTTATATGCTTGTTGCCCGACATGAATATCAACACACCGATAAGCATACCTATCCCCGCCGCACCAAAAGCATAGCCCCAGCCATAGTTGATACGCATAAAAGCCGCTACGAAGTTGCACACAAAAGCTCCGATATTGATACCCATATAAAAGATATTATATCCTGCATCTTTATTGGCGTTATAACGTTCATCGTTATATAGGTTACCTACCAATACAGATATGTTGGGTTTAAAAAAACCGTTACCCAAAATGATGAGCAATAATGATATATAAAACGCATTGCCGCCCGGTATAGCCATGCCCAGGTAACCCGCAGCCATCAGTAAGCCACCGGCTATCACGGATTTGCGAAAACCGAACACCCTGTCTGCCAGCAGGCCACCTATAAATGGCGTCAGGTATACCAATCCCAGGTAAGTGCCATATATATCAGATTTTTGCACCGGGCTGAAACCCATACCTCCGTTCTCCACTGAGTCAAGCATATATAAAGAAAATATGCCCAGCATCAGGTAATACCCGAAACGTTCCCACATCTCTGTAAAGAACAGTACATATAGCCCTTTAGGATGTTTGGCGGATGAAACATTTGTGTTGTCGCTCATAAATAGTTGATAAGTTTTTCTGTTTAGAATAGCCCCATTAAGTAATTTCGAGCCCTCAAAATAGCCATAATATTCAAACAAGGTATCGGATAGGCTGTTTTAACTTCTTAATTTTGCCAAATGTCAGCATATAATATTTTACTGTTAGGAGCGGGAGGCCGCGAATGTACACTTGCCTGGAAATTAAGTCAAAGCAAGCTGTGTAAAGAATTATTCATTGCCCCCGGTAATGCAGGCACTGCTCAGTATGGCAGCAATCTGAACATACCTGTTACTGACTTTGAAGAATTGAAGAGGGTATGCATTGAAGATAAAATAGACATACTGGTGCCGGGTCCTGAAGACCCGCTGGTAGCAGGCATATATGATTTCTTTAAGAACGACCCTGAATTACAGCACATCATGGTTGCTGGCCCGTCAGCAGCTGGTGCACAGCTTGAGGGTAGCAAGGCTTTCTCCAAAAGGTTTATGCAGCGTCACAA encodes the following:
- a CDS encoding MFS transporter, whose translation is MSQQHDDKELGTSGDLPINETSNVPVTGHPPGLYWLFFAEMWERFCYYGMRALLVLYLTKTLMVADARTFAIYGAYTALVYAVTVLGGKLADSLLGYRIAVIMGGFLMALGEFMILGGGEFWLLMGMAVIISGNGYFKANISSIVGRLYADGDPRRDSGFTIFYIGINLGAFLATTVVAEVGNRLGYEYGFGLAGIGMVLGAVVFMFGQKHYEGHGLPPDRDKLLKPAFGPLSRLHVVILATLAVIPVFYLLLNNSAAVGVLLGLVAAIMLFILLYEGFKGGAVLRDRMIILILLMFFNIVFWACFEQAGSSLTLFADRNVNRHVFGTEIGAATTQFFNPLYILIFGSIFSVMWVKLSKIGKNPNIPMKFGLGIVQLGLGYLVVQAMMPFVGADYKMPLLTLVFLYMLHTTGELFLSPIGLSMVTKLAPKHMTGMVMGAWFLSIAGANYVAAILAQLTGAGHGEGGGAVEASAEQTLHQYVDIYTQMGMITVGIGLVLVILSKPLNKLMHGVT
- a CDS encoding peptide MFS transporter — translated: MSDNTNVSSAKHPKGLYVLFFTEMWERFGYYLMLGIFSLYMLDSVENGGMGFSPVQKSDIYGTYLGLVYLTPFIGGLLADRVFGFRKSVIAGGLLMAAGYLGMAIPGGNAFYISLLLIILGNGFFKPNISVLVGNLYNDERYNANKDAGYNIFYMGINIGAFVCNFVAAFMRINYGWGYAFGAAGIGMLIGVLIFMSGNKHIKHADVMKPVQKEDMSLGKIFAYVLLPVIICGIIGFTLPGNIFGTDSNDAFLFGCIPVIIFYGSLWVRGSKEDKNSIGALLSVMFCVIIFWAVFHQNGDALTVWAKDYTDREMPETIANVATKANMAQQVTYDPANVEGTYFENLPADQRPAPGGSLLLFSTELYQSINPFWVVLLTPVVVGLWGLLRSKKKEPSTPAKIALGLFITGLSTLVMVAAVSSISMGDEKASSWWLIASYGVITFGELCLSPMGLSLVSKLSPPRLTALMMGGWFLSTAIGNKLSGMLSGLWERFDNKANFFLVNFALCMVATVMLLVLLKWLRKVMAEKNIH